Proteins encoded within one genomic window of Mycolicibacterium aubagnense:
- a CDS encoding 5-oxoprolinase/urea amidolyase family protein, protein MTEPPITVLRSGPSTTVQDWPGRIGYWQVGVPPSGPMDDLSLRLANLAVGNAEGAPGLEATMAGPTLGFDEATVVCVTGAPVSVTLDGVPARQWAPIAVPEGGVLEIGAVQGVGMRIYIAVAGGIEAEAYLGSRSTFTLGKFGAGGRALAAGDRLDLGAAVGRPRRLTDEEVPSIGHEWRLAVTEGPHGAPEFFTRADIETLYEATYLVDHNLDRTGVRLVGPKPQWARPDGGEAGLHPSNIHDTPYSVGALDFTGDTPILLGPDGPSLGGFVCPVTVTSADRWKLGQLTPGDRVRFVPVRASAAAPLAALGTSRRAASPVVRSPRGDGDDGVLHRGVTGDGTTSMTLRRSGDDNLLVEYGTMTLDLVLRARVHALHTAIEAHRPRGIIDLTPGIRSLQVKFDAALTDHQTMTAFVLDIESALGPVDQLVLPSRSVRLPLSWDDPTIRLAIDRYRNGVRDDAPWCPSNIEFIRRMNGLQTQQEVFDIVHAASYLVLGLGDVYLGAPVATPVDPRHRVVTTKYNPARTWTPENAVGIGGAYLCIYGMEGPGGYQLMGRTTQVWNHRFPLSAPGFEPQHPWLLRFFDQVSWYPVSSEELSDLRADVAAGRGTVDITDGEFRIVDYLDFLSREAEDIAAVRQRMTTARGEERARWEASGEIGARKKPRATTGQEVA, encoded by the coding sequence ATGACCGAGCCCCCCATCACCGTGCTGCGGTCGGGACCGAGCACCACCGTGCAGGACTGGCCGGGCCGCATCGGCTACTGGCAGGTGGGCGTGCCCCCGTCAGGACCGATGGATGACCTGTCGCTGCGGCTGGCCAACCTCGCGGTCGGTAACGCCGAAGGGGCGCCCGGCCTGGAGGCGACGATGGCCGGCCCGACACTGGGATTCGACGAGGCGACCGTCGTCTGCGTCACCGGTGCCCCGGTATCGGTGACCCTCGACGGGGTGCCGGCGCGGCAATGGGCGCCCATCGCGGTCCCGGAGGGCGGCGTGCTCGAGATCGGCGCGGTCCAGGGCGTCGGGATGCGCATCTACATCGCAGTGGCCGGTGGCATCGAGGCCGAGGCCTACCTCGGCTCGCGTTCGACGTTCACGCTCGGGAAGTTCGGCGCGGGTGGTCGGGCCCTGGCCGCCGGTGACCGCCTCGATCTGGGGGCCGCCGTGGGCCGTCCGCGCCGGCTCACCGATGAGGAGGTCCCCTCGATCGGCCACGAATGGCGGCTGGCGGTCACCGAAGGACCGCATGGTGCGCCCGAGTTCTTCACCCGCGCAGATATCGAAACCCTCTACGAGGCAACTTATTTGGTGGACCACAACCTCGACCGCACCGGTGTCCGCCTGGTCGGGCCGAAGCCGCAGTGGGCCAGACCGGACGGCGGTGAGGCCGGACTGCATCCGTCCAACATCCACGACACTCCGTATTCGGTTGGCGCACTGGACTTCACCGGAGACACCCCGATCCTGCTCGGTCCGGACGGCCCCAGCCTCGGTGGATTCGTGTGCCCGGTGACGGTGACGTCCGCGGACCGCTGGAAGCTCGGGCAGCTCACCCCCGGCGACCGGGTCCGCTTCGTTCCGGTGCGGGCCAGCGCCGCGGCGCCGTTGGCGGCCCTTGGCACGTCGCGGCGGGCGGCGTCGCCGGTGGTGCGGAGCCCGCGCGGCGACGGCGACGACGGTGTGCTGCACCGTGGCGTCACCGGGGACGGCACGACCTCAATGACGTTGCGCCGCAGTGGCGACGACAATCTCCTGGTCGAATACGGCACGATGACGCTGGATCTGGTGCTGCGGGCGCGGGTGCACGCGCTGCACACCGCGATCGAGGCGCACCGGCCCCGCGGGATCATCGACCTGACGCCCGGAATCCGTTCGCTGCAGGTCAAGTTCGACGCCGCGCTCACCGACCACCAGACGATGACGGCGTTCGTGCTCGACATCGAGTCCGCGCTCGGGCCCGTTGATCAGTTGGTGCTGCCCAGTCGCTCCGTCCGGCTGCCGCTCAGCTGGGACGACCCCACCATCCGGCTGGCCATCGACCGGTACCGCAATGGCGTGCGCGACGACGCCCCGTGGTGCCCGAGCAACATCGAGTTCATCCGGCGGATGAACGGCCTGCAGACGCAGCAGGAAGTGTTCGACATCGTCCACGCGGCAAGCTATCTCGTGCTCGGCCTGGGCGATGTCTACCTGGGCGCCCCTGTCGCCACACCGGTCGATCCGCGGCACCGGGTGGTCACCACCAAGTACAACCCGGCCCGCACCTGGACACCGGAGAACGCGGTCGGGATCGGGGGTGCCTACCTCTGCATCTACGGTATGGAAGGCCCGGGCGGTTACCAGCTGATGGGCCGTACGACCCAGGTGTGGAACCACCGGTTCCCGCTGTCGGCACCGGGTTTCGAGCCCCAACATCCGTGGCTGCTGCGGTTCTTCGACCAGGTGTCGTGGTATCCGGTGTCCTCCGAGGAACTGAGCGATCTGCGCGCAGATGTCGCCGCCGGGCGCGGCACCGTGGACATCACCGATGGCGAATTCCGCATCGTGGACTATCTGGACTTCCTGTCGCGTGAGGCCGAAGATATCGCCGCGGTGCGGCAGCGGATGACCACTGCCCGGGGCGAGGAGCGGGCGCGCTGGGAGGCCAGCGGCGAGATCGGCGCACGCAAGAAGCCGCGCGCCACAACAGGACAGGAAGTCGCGTGA
- a CDS encoding urea amidolyase associated protein UAAP2, with product MSTAIDPVPALVSGTTILDEIVDARGPWSAIITAGDVLTIVDLHGNQAVDTLIYGAHDTSRRYSAQTTITAQRSLFVSTGTVLRDSDGEALMTVVADEVGNHDTVGGACSQESNTLRYGHHTRHQHACVENFLIEGARYGLGKRDLAPNLNFFMNVPVEADGTLGIVDGLSAPGLRVALRADTDVLVLVSNCPQINNPCNGFDPTPVRMIVTRPS from the coding sequence ATGAGTACTGCCATCGACCCGGTCCCCGCGCTGGTGTCCGGCACGACGATCCTCGACGAGATCGTCGATGCCCGCGGACCCTGGTCGGCGATCATCACGGCAGGCGACGTCCTGACGATCGTCGACCTGCACGGCAACCAGGCCGTCGACACGCTGATCTACGGGGCGCACGACACGTCCCGGCGCTACAGTGCGCAGACCACCATCACGGCGCAGCGGTCATTGTTCGTCAGCACCGGAACGGTGCTGCGGGACAGCGACGGTGAGGCGCTGATGACCGTCGTGGCGGACGAGGTGGGCAACCACGACACCGTTGGTGGCGCCTGCTCGCAGGAATCCAACACGCTGCGCTACGGCCACCACACCCGGCACCAGCACGCCTGCGTGGAGAACTTCCTCATCGAAGGCGCGCGATACGGCCTCGGAAAGCGCGATCTGGCACCGAATCTCAACTTCTTCATGAACGTGCCGGTGGAAGCCGACGGCACCCTCGGGATCGTCGACGGTTTGTCGGCGCCGGGTCTGCGGGTGGCACTGCGCGCCGATACCGACGTCCTCGTGTTGGTGTCGAACTGTCCGCAGATCAACAACCCGTGCAACGGCTTCGATCCGACGCCCGTACGGATGATCGTCACCCGCCCGTCCTGA
- a CDS encoding urea amidolyase associated protein UAAP1 produces the protein MSSSSTSTTSTTAAARAHARAQAGIQAAAMPVVPASQWPSPPAGVDAARLTWAETVPGGRYTSKVLARGTRLRLTDLDGRACAHLLLWRADAPWERLNTADTVKVPWQAYLGTGHPLLDDQGRVLATIVADTSAHHDALCGTTTRAQNEARYGAGTAHSDSPAGRELLVLAALKHGLGPRDVAPGVSFFHGVRVDDEGKLVSTGSAGPGTAVELIVHLPVIVAIANTAHPLDPEPRFTTSDLEVLAWSAPDDLADLAARAETIGPEYERAHRNTEDVWSALHLTEGVPA, from the coding sequence ATGAGTTCTTCGTCCACCTCGACCACCTCGACCACCGCAGCCGCCCGCGCGCACGCCCGCGCCCAGGCCGGCATCCAGGCGGCAGCCATGCCCGTCGTACCGGCATCACAGTGGCCGTCGCCGCCGGCCGGTGTCGACGCCGCCCGGCTCACCTGGGCCGAGACGGTGCCGGGCGGTCGCTACACCAGTAAGGTGCTGGCCCGCGGAACGCGGTTGCGGCTCACCGACCTCGACGGTCGCGCCTGCGCGCACCTGCTGCTGTGGCGCGCCGACGCCCCCTGGGAGCGGCTCAACACCGCCGACACCGTCAAGGTGCCGTGGCAGGCATACCTCGGTACCGGCCATCCACTGCTCGATGACCAGGGGCGGGTCCTGGCGACCATCGTCGCCGACACCTCGGCTCACCACGATGCACTGTGCGGCACGACAACCCGCGCCCAGAACGAAGCCCGCTACGGCGCCGGCACCGCGCACTCGGACAGCCCGGCCGGCCGGGAGCTGCTGGTGCTGGCCGCCCTCAAACACGGCCTGGGCCCGCGTGACGTCGCACCCGGGGTGTCGTTCTTCCACGGCGTCCGTGTCGACGACGAGGGCAAACTGGTGTCGACGGGTTCAGCCGGCCCCGGCACGGCAGTCGAACTGATCGTGCACCTGCCGGTGATCGTGGCGATCGCCAACACGGCTCACCCACTGGACCCGGAGCCACGCTTCACCACGTCCGATCTGGAGGTGCTCGCCTGGTCGGCGCCCGACGATCTCGCCGACCTGGCCGCTCGCGCCGAGACGATCGGACCCGAGTACGAACGCGCCCATCGCAACACCGAAGACGTCTGGAGCGCACTGCATCTCACCGAAGGAGTCCCCGCATGA
- a CDS encoding amino acid permease, translated as MTLTNTSPADHDDLAGFGYDQQLHRSLGKFASFAAGFSFVSILTTIFQLFGLGYSFGGPAFFWTWPVVFIGQFAVALCFAELAARYPISGAIYQWARRLGGEVVGWFGGWFMIVAQIITASAAAIALQVVLPAVWSGFQIIGTDTALTSADGAANAVLLGTALLVITTTINCIGVRWMSRVATIGVCCEIVGVIAVVGVFFTHAQRGPQVVFDTGATGSGYGWAWIASGLMAAYVMVGFGSAGELAEETRDARRVAPRTIRSALTVSALGGGLMIIGALMAAPSLTDGRLATEGLPYVLGAVLSSPWGTLLLVDVAIAIFICTLAIQTAATRLMFSMARDHRLPFSSVLSRVNPATGTPIPPAVVVGVACVGVLLVNVGNSAIFATLASVCIIAIYIAYLLVTAPLLAHRLRGMRWDASVTDAGGRPLFSLGRWGLPVNVFAVVYGAAMVINLAWPRPEIYDPTGAMPLLVWAGPFTIVAIVALGALCFPYRKEHPRPVGSL; from the coding sequence ATGACATTGACCAACACGTCACCGGCGGATCACGACGATCTCGCCGGTTTCGGCTACGACCAACAGCTGCACCGCTCGCTGGGCAAGTTCGCCTCGTTCGCGGCCGGCTTCTCGTTCGTCTCCATCCTGACCACGATCTTCCAATTGTTCGGCCTCGGATACAGCTTCGGCGGTCCGGCGTTCTTCTGGACCTGGCCGGTGGTGTTCATCGGACAGTTCGCGGTGGCCCTGTGCTTCGCTGAACTCGCGGCCCGTTACCCGATCTCGGGGGCCATCTACCAGTGGGCCCGCCGCCTCGGCGGTGAGGTGGTCGGCTGGTTCGGTGGCTGGTTCATGATTGTCGCCCAGATCATCACGGCCTCCGCCGCGGCCATCGCACTGCAGGTGGTGCTGCCGGCGGTGTGGTCGGGATTCCAGATCATCGGCACCGACACCGCGCTCACGTCCGCGGACGGAGCCGCCAATGCCGTGCTACTGGGTACCGCGCTGCTGGTCATCACCACCACGATCAACTGCATCGGGGTGCGCTGGATGTCGCGGGTCGCGACGATCGGTGTCTGCTGCGAGATCGTGGGTGTCATCGCGGTCGTCGGGGTGTTCTTCACCCATGCGCAGCGTGGTCCTCAGGTCGTGTTCGACACCGGGGCAACGGGTTCCGGCTACGGCTGGGCCTGGATCGCCTCCGGTCTGATGGCCGCGTACGTCATGGTCGGATTCGGTTCGGCCGGTGAACTCGCGGAGGAGACGCGCGACGCCCGTCGGGTTGCGCCGCGCACCATCCGGTCGGCGCTCACCGTGTCTGCGCTCGGCGGTGGTCTGATGATCATCGGCGCACTGATGGCGGCACCGAGCCTGACCGACGGTCGCCTCGCGACGGAGGGCCTGCCCTACGTGCTGGGCGCGGTGCTGTCGTCGCCGTGGGGCACCTTGCTCCTCGTCGACGTGGCGATCGCAATCTTCATCTGCACCTTGGCAATTCAGACCGCGGCCACCCGCCTGATGTTCTCGATGGCGCGCGATCATCGATTGCCGTTCTCGTCGGTCCTGTCCCGCGTGAATCCGGCTACCGGGACGCCCATTCCGCCGGCGGTCGTGGTCGGTGTCGCGTGTGTCGGTGTGCTCTTGGTGAACGTCGGCAACTCCGCCATCTTCGCGACTCTCGCAAGCGTCTGCATCATCGCGATCTACATCGCCTACCTGCTGGTGACTGCGCCGCTCCTGGCGCACCGCCTCCGCGGAATGCGCTGGGACGCATCGGTTACCGACGCCGGCGGTCGGCCACTCTTCTCGCTGGGCCGCTGGGGTCTGCCGGTCAACGTGTTCGCCGTGGTCTACGGCGCGGCGATGGTGATCAACCTGGCCTGGCCACGGCCGGAAATCTACGACCCGACGGGCGCCATGCCGCTACTGGTGTGGGCCGGGCCGTTCACCATCGTCGCCATCGTCGCGCTCGGTGCCCTGTGCTTCCCGTACCGCAAGGAGCACCCACGTCCCGTCGGATCACTCTGA
- a CDS encoding TetR/AcrR family transcriptional regulator, producing MSRPGRPRHRDALRPGSTAVEQILDAAGELFVTQGFTVTSTRSIAEAVGIRQASLYHHFPNKEAILEALLDATVVPSLEFARRVTRSVDDPKAALWAVTAGDAANLLSVPWNLGRLYLLPEVDGIEGFHRRRRELHAVYRELAINAVGGRDEFRCGLPVRLTETVIAQRVDDPDITGDEVAGEKVAEAIADAALRVLGVDVDEALRTEGRALVEQHLLEPSQDSGASRRSASKQL from the coding sequence ATGAGCCGTCCCGGCCGTCCCCGTCATCGCGATGCCCTACGCCCCGGCAGTACCGCCGTCGAGCAGATTCTCGATGCCGCCGGAGAACTGTTCGTGACCCAGGGCTTCACGGTGACCTCGACACGGTCCATCGCCGAGGCGGTCGGCATCCGTCAGGCCTCGCTGTACCACCATTTCCCCAACAAGGAAGCCATCCTCGAAGCACTGCTCGATGCGACGGTGGTGCCGTCGCTGGAGTTCGCGAGGCGCGTGACGCGGTCGGTGGACGATCCGAAGGCGGCGCTGTGGGCAGTGACGGCCGGTGACGCGGCCAATCTGCTGTCGGTGCCATGGAACCTGGGCCGGCTCTATCTGTTGCCGGAGGTCGACGGCATCGAGGGCTTCCACCGCCGGCGCCGCGAGTTACACGCCGTGTACCGCGAACTGGCGATCAACGCCGTTGGCGGCCGCGACGAATTCCGCTGCGGCCTGCCGGTGCGCCTGACCGAGACGGTCATCGCGCAGCGTGTCGACGACCCGGACATCACCGGTGACGAAGTGGCCGGTGAAAAGGTGGCAGAGGCCATCGCCGATGCCGCACTACGAGTGCTCGGGGTCGACGTCGACGAGGCTCTGCGAACCGAAGGCCGCGCTCTGGTCGAGCAGCACCTGCTCGAGCCGAGTCAGGACTCGGGGGCGAGCAGGAGGTCGGCGTCGAAACAGCTGTGA
- the hisI gene encoding phosphoribosyl-AMP cyclohydrolase, protein MMLDPNIAARIKRNEAGLFTAVVQQRGTGDVLMIAWMDDDALARTLETREATYFSRSRGQQWVKGLTSGHTQHVHSVRLDCDGDAVLLEVDQVGGACHTGDHSCFDADLLLAPES, encoded by the coding sequence CTGATGCTCGATCCGAATATCGCCGCGCGCATCAAGCGCAACGAGGCCGGGCTGTTCACGGCCGTGGTGCAGCAGCGGGGCACCGGCGACGTCTTGATGATCGCCTGGATGGACGACGACGCGCTGGCCCGCACCCTGGAAACCCGTGAAGCGACGTACTTTTCGCGCTCTCGCGGACAGCAGTGGGTCAAGGGCCTGACGTCGGGTCACACCCAGCACGTGCACTCGGTGCGGTTGGACTGTGACGGCGACGCCGTGCTGCTCGAGGTCGATCAGGTGGGCGGTGCGTGTCACACCGGTGATCACAGCTGTTTCGACGCCGACCTCCTGCTCGCCCCCGAGTCCTGA
- the hisF gene encoding imidazole glycerol phosphate synthase subunit HisF — protein sequence MSLATRVIPCLDVDGGRVVKGVNFENLRDAGDPVELAAAYDAEGADELTFLDVTASSSGRSTMLEVVRRTAEQVFIPLTVGGGVRSVEDIDTLLRAGADKVSVNTAAIARPELLSELSRQFGSQCIVLSVDARTVPEGSEPTPSGWEVTTHGGRRGTGIDAVEWATRGAELGVGEILLNSMDADGTKAGFDLAMLRAVRAAVSVPVIASGGAGAVDHFAPAVQAGADAVLAASVFHFRELTIGQVKAAMAAEGITVR from the coding sequence GTGAGTCTCGCAACCCGTGTGATCCCGTGCCTGGACGTCGACGGCGGCCGGGTGGTCAAGGGCGTCAACTTCGAGAACCTCAGGGACGCCGGTGATCCCGTCGAGCTGGCCGCCGCGTACGACGCCGAGGGTGCCGACGAGCTGACGTTCCTGGACGTCACGGCATCGTCGTCGGGCCGCTCGACCATGCTCGAGGTGGTGCGGCGCACCGCCGAACAGGTATTCATCCCGCTGACCGTCGGCGGTGGTGTGCGCTCGGTCGAGGACATCGACACCCTGCTCCGGGCGGGTGCCGACAAGGTCTCGGTCAACACCGCGGCCATCGCCCGGCCCGAACTCCTGTCGGAGCTGTCGCGTCAGTTCGGTTCGCAGTGCATCGTGCTGTCGGTGGATGCGCGGACCGTGCCGGAAGGTTCTGAGCCGACACCCTCGGGCTGGGAAGTGACGACCCACGGCGGTCGTCGCGGTACCGGCATCGACGCTGTCGAATGGGCAACGCGCGGAGCCGAACTCGGGGTCGGGGAGATCCTGCTGAACTCCATGGACGCCGATGGCACCAAAGCCGGGTTCGACCTGGCGATGCTGCGCGCGGTCCGCGCCGCGGTGAGCGTGCCGGTGATCGCCAGTGGGGGAGCCGGCGCCGTCGACCACTTCGCGCCGGCGGTGCAGGCCGGTGCCGACGCGGTGCTGGCCGCGAGCGTGTTCCACTTCCGCGAGCTGACCATCGGTCAGGTGAAGGCGGCGATGGCGGCCGAGGGGATCACGGTGCGATGA
- a CDS encoding inositol monophosphatase family protein, with translation MGEVIEPARLAELVATATGILDDAVAPFIAGHQADAAVRKKGNDFATEIDLAIERQVVAALTSATGIGVHGEEFGGEPIDSELVWVLDPIDGTFNYAAGSPMAAILLGLLWRGTPVAGLTWLPFMGQRYVATLGGPVRDGDSVLPALAPTTLADSIVGIQTFNIDSKGRFPGRWRNAVLSSLTRECSRVRMHGATGLDLAYVGAGILGGAISFGHHIWDHAAGVALVRAAGGIVTDLAGEPWTVESKSALAAAPGVHERMLEIVKSVGVPEEYL, from the coding sequence ATGGGTGAAGTGATCGAACCGGCGAGGTTGGCAGAGCTGGTCGCGACGGCGACCGGCATCCTCGACGACGCCGTCGCCCCCTTCATCGCCGGGCACCAGGCCGATGCGGCAGTTCGCAAGAAGGGCAACGACTTCGCCACCGAGATCGATCTGGCCATCGAGCGCCAGGTGGTCGCGGCACTGACATCGGCGACCGGGATCGGTGTGCACGGTGAGGAATTCGGTGGTGAGCCCATCGATTCCGAACTGGTGTGGGTGCTCGACCCGATCGACGGCACGTTCAACTATGCCGCCGGTTCGCCCATGGCGGCGATCCTGCTCGGCCTGCTGTGGCGGGGCACCCCGGTCGCCGGGCTGACCTGGCTGCCGTTCATGGGCCAGCGGTATGTCGCGACGCTGGGTGGCCCGGTCCGCGACGGGGATTCGGTGTTGCCGGCCTTGGCGCCGACCACGCTGGCCGACTCGATCGTCGGCATCCAGACCTTCAACATCGATTCGAAGGGCCGATTCCCCGGGCGGTGGCGCAACGCGGTCCTGTCGAGCCTCACCCGGGAATGCTCACGGGTGCGGATGCATGGCGCCACCGGCCTGGATCTGGCCTACGTCGGCGCCGGCATCCTCGGTGGCGCAATCAGTTTCGGTCACCACATCTGGGACCATGCCGCGGGCGTGGCGCTGGTACGGGCAGCGGGCGGCATCGTCACCGACCTCGCCGGCGAGCCCTGGACGGTGGAGTCCAAGTCGGCGCTGGCCGCCGCTCCCGGCGTGCACGAGAGGATGCTGGAGATCGTGAAGTCCGTTGGCGTGCCGGAGGAATACCTGTGA
- the priA gene encoding bifunctional 1-(5-phosphoribosyl)-5-((5-phosphoribosylamino)methylideneamino)imidazole-4-carboxamide isomerase/phosphoribosylanthranilate isomerase PriA, whose protein sequence is MSLILLPAVDVVDGKAVRLVQGKAGSETDYGSALEAAQTWQRDGAEWVHLVDLDAAFGRGSNRELLAEVVGKLDVAVELSGGIRDDASLKAAMDTGCARVNIGTAALESPEWCKRAIGEYGDRVAVGLDVQFENGSWRLRGRGWETDGGDLWEVLERLDGEGCSRYVVTDVTKDGTLTGPNLELLSTVAGRTKAPIIASGGVSSLDDLRAIATLTGQGVEGAIVGKALYAERFTLPEALAVVR, encoded by the coding sequence ATGAGTTTGATTTTGTTGCCGGCCGTTGATGTGGTCGACGGCAAGGCGGTGCGGCTGGTGCAGGGCAAGGCCGGCAGCGAGACCGATTACGGTTCGGCGCTGGAGGCGGCGCAGACCTGGCAGCGCGACGGCGCCGAGTGGGTGCACCTGGTGGACCTGGACGCCGCGTTCGGCCGGGGCAGCAACCGCGAACTCCTCGCCGAGGTGGTCGGCAAACTCGATGTGGCCGTGGAGCTTTCCGGCGGTATCCGTGATGACGCCTCGCTCAAGGCGGCCATGGACACCGGCTGCGCCCGGGTGAACATCGGCACCGCCGCGCTGGAGAGCCCGGAGTGGTGCAAGCGGGCCATCGGCGAGTACGGCGACCGCGTGGCGGTCGGCCTGGACGTGCAGTTCGAGAACGGCAGCTGGCGGCTGCGTGGCCGTGGCTGGGAGACCGACGGCGGCGATCTGTGGGAGGTGCTGGAACGCCTTGATGGTGAAGGCTGCTCGCGCTACGTCGTCACCGATGTCACCAAGGACGGCACCCTGACCGGACCGAACCTGGAGCTGTTGAGCACCGTGGCCGGCCGTACCAAGGCGCCGATCATCGCGTCGGGCGGCGTGTCGAGCCTGGACGACCTGCGGGCCATCGCCACGTTGACCGGGCAGGGCGTCGAGGGCGCGATCGTCGGAAAAGCCTTGTACGCCGAGCGGTTCACGCTGCCCGAGGCATTGGCCGTTGTGAGATAG
- the hisH gene encoding imidazole glycerol phosphate synthase subunit HisH: MTKKLVVLDYGSGNLRSAQRALERVGADVVVTADAAAAAAADGLVVPGVGAYEACMTGLRSIGGEQIIADRLAAGRPVLGVCVGMQILFSKGVEFGVQTEGCGQWPGEVTRLDAPVIPHMGWNTVDAAAGSTLFKGLDAGTRFYFVHSYAAQQWGGHADAKVTWATHHVPFIAAVEDGALSATQFHPEKSGDAGATLLANWVEGL, from the coding sequence GTGACCAAAAAACTTGTGGTGCTGGACTACGGTTCGGGCAATCTTCGATCCGCGCAGCGCGCACTCGAACGGGTGGGTGCTGACGTCGTGGTGACTGCTGACGCCGCGGCTGCTGCCGCGGCGGACGGACTGGTGGTGCCCGGGGTCGGTGCCTACGAGGCCTGCATGACGGGTCTGCGTTCGATCGGCGGGGAGCAGATCATTGCCGACCGTCTCGCCGCGGGTCGCCCCGTGCTCGGCGTGTGCGTCGGCATGCAGATCCTGTTCTCGAAGGGCGTGGAGTTCGGTGTCCAGACCGAGGGTTGCGGGCAGTGGCCCGGCGAGGTCACCCGGCTCGATGCGCCGGTGATCCCGCACATGGGCTGGAACACCGTCGACGCCGCTGCGGGCAGCACCCTGTTCAAGGGGCTCGATGCGGGTACCCGGTTCTATTTCGTGCATTCCTACGCCGCCCAGCAGTGGGGTGGTCATGCCGACGCGAAGGTCACGTGGGCCACGCATCATGTGCCGTTCATCGCCGCCGTCGAGGACGGCGCGTTGTCGGCAACACAGTTTCATCCGGAGAAGAGCGGCGACGCAGGTGCGACGCTGTTGGCGAATTGGGTTGAGGGGCTATGA
- the hisB gene encoding imidazoleglycerol-phosphate dehydratase HisB: MTRRARVERTTKESSIVVEIDLDGTGQVDISTGVPFFDHMLTSLGTHASFDLTVHAKGDVEIEGHHTVEDTAIVLGQALGEALGDKKGIRRFGDAFIPMDETLAHAAVDVSGRPYFVHTGEPESMVWFTVTGSTGPNSAPYHTVINRHVFESLAFNAKIALHVRTLYGRDPHHITEAQYKAVARALRQAVEPDPRVAGVPSTKGTL; the protein is encoded by the coding sequence ATGACCCGCCGCGCCCGCGTGGAACGCACCACCAAGGAATCCAGCATCGTGGTCGAGATCGACCTCGACGGCACCGGCCAGGTCGACATCAGCACCGGCGTGCCGTTCTTCGACCACATGCTGACCTCCCTGGGGACGCACGCCAGCTTTGATCTGACGGTGCACGCCAAGGGTGATGTCGAGATCGAGGGCCACCACACCGTCGAGGACACCGCGATCGTTCTCGGTCAGGCGCTGGGAGAGGCCTTGGGGGACAAGAAGGGCATTCGCCGCTTCGGCGATGCGTTCATCCCGATGGACGAGACGCTGGCTCATGCGGCCGTTGACGTTTCGGGCCGTCCGTATTTCGTCCACACCGGTGAACCCGAGTCCATGGTTTGGTTCACAGTGACCGGCTCCACAGGGCCAAATTCCGCGCCGTACCACACGGTGATCAACCGGCACGTGTTCGAGTCGCTGGCCTTCAACGCCAAGATCGCGCTGCACGTGCGGACGTTGTACGGCCGCGACCCGCACCACATCACCGAGGCGCAGTACAAGGCCGTGGCCCGGGCGCTGCGCCAGGCCGTCGAGCCCGACCCGCGCGTGGCCGGGGTGCCGTCGACCAAGGGCACTCTGTGA